The following proteins are encoded in a genomic region of Methylibium petroleiphilum PM1:
- a CDS encoding MotA/TolQ/ExbB proton channel family protein, with protein sequence MSILEFAVKFFQDSGVAIYFSIAIMAIGLAIAIERYIFLNRARSQNRKLWAQVLPMLQNGRFKEVQGVTEKSDAAIGKIVANGLQRMQSPGRREDIDAAMEEGMMEIVPRLEKRTHYIATFANVITLVGLLGTIIGLIKGFTAVAAVNPAEKAELLSASISIAMNNTAFALSVAIPFLLIHAFLQARTSEIVDGLEAAKISFLNLVQRIKAESAPAR encoded by the coding sequence ATGAGCATCCTCGAATTTGCCGTCAAGTTCTTTCAGGACAGCGGCGTTGCCATCTACTTCAGCATCGCGATCATGGCCATCGGCCTGGCGATCGCGATCGAGCGCTACATCTTCCTGAACCGCGCCCGCAGCCAGAACCGCAAGCTGTGGGCACAGGTGCTGCCGATGCTGCAGAACGGCCGCTTCAAGGAGGTGCAGGGCGTGACCGAGAAGTCGGACGCCGCGATCGGCAAGATCGTCGCCAACGGCCTGCAGCGCATGCAGAGCCCGGGCCGCCGCGAGGACATCGATGCGGCGATGGAGGAGGGCATGATGGAGATCGTGCCGCGCCTGGAGAAGCGCACGCACTACATCGCGACCTTCGCCAACGTGATCACGCTGGTGGGCCTGCTGGGCACCATCATCGGCCTGATCAAGGGCTTCACCGCGGTGGCCGCGGTCAACCCGGCGGAGAAGGCCGAGCTGCTGTCGGCGTCGATCTCGATCGCGATGAACAACACCGCGTTCGCACTGTCGGTGGCCATTCCCTTCCTGCTGATCCATGCCTTCCTGCAGGCCCGCACCAGCGAGATCGTCGACGGCCTGGAGGCCGCGAAGATCAGCTTCCTGAACCTGGTGCAGCGCATCAAGGCCGAATCGGCTCCGGCGAGGTAA
- a CDS encoding ExbD/TolR family protein: protein MRVRRLRKNVAQLEVTAFINVIVVLVPFLLSTAVFTRLSVLELTLPAPSSGVEQLKVDDLKLEVVIRPDALDVGDRIGGLIQRIPMASAGHHDLAALSLLMQQVKLKFPETTTATVLAQPDTPYELLVQVMDTMREAPAAPTVQAHATAPAAMLFPDISIGDAPISVARK from the coding sequence ATGCGTGTCCGACGCCTGCGCAAGAACGTGGCCCAGCTCGAGGTCACGGCGTTCATCAACGTCATCGTCGTGCTGGTGCCATTCCTGCTCTCGACTGCGGTGTTCACGCGGCTGTCGGTGCTCGAGCTGACGCTGCCCGCGCCGTCGTCCGGCGTCGAGCAGCTCAAGGTCGACGACCTGAAGCTCGAGGTCGTGATCCGTCCCGACGCGCTGGACGTCGGCGACCGCATCGGCGGGCTGATCCAGCGCATCCCGATGGCCTCTGCCGGTCATCACGATCTGGCCGCGCTGTCGCTGCTGATGCAGCAGGTGAAGCTCAAGTTCCCGGAAACCACCACAGCGACCGTGCTGGCCCAGCCCGACACGCCGTACGAACTGCTGGTGCAGGTGATGGACACGATGCGCGAGGCCCCGGCAGCGCCGACCGTGCAGGCCCACGCGACCGCGCCGGCCGCCATGTTGTTCCCGGACATCTCGATCGGCGACGCTCCGATCAGCGTCGCCAGGAAATAG
- a CDS encoding ExbD/TolR family protein: MKLTPLQKRAERKARNNHGLDMNLVALIDIFTILIFFLMSSTGVEVLSTSRAVKLPESSAEKTPRETIVVTVSGSEILVDGRKVATVGEAMAGEDDLIAPLKAELDLQASRPVLRKENEAQGKAVTIMGDKDIPYRLLRKVMYTAARANFSDVAFAVTRKATT, from the coding sequence ATGAAGCTCACCCCGCTTCAGAAGCGCGCCGAACGCAAGGCGCGCAACAACCACGGTCTGGACATGAACCTCGTGGCCCTGATCGACATCTTCACGATCCTGATCTTCTTCCTGATGTCGAGCACCGGCGTGGAGGTGCTGAGCACCAGCCGTGCGGTCAAGCTGCCCGAGTCCAGCGCCGAGAAGACGCCGCGCGAGACGATCGTGGTCACCGTCAGCGGCTCGGAGATCCTGGTCGATGGCCGCAAGGTCGCCACGGTCGGCGAGGCCATGGCGGGCGAGGACGACCTGATCGCGCCGCTGAAGGCCGAGCTGGATCTGCAGGCCAGCCGCCCGGTGCTGCGCAAGGAGAACGAGGCGCAGGGCAAGGCCGTGACGATCATGGGCGACAAGGACATTCCCTACCGCCTGCTGCGCAAGGTGATGTACACCGCCGCGCGTGCCAACTTCAGCGACGTGGCGTTCGCCGTCACGCGGAAGGCGACGACATGA
- a CDS encoding AgmX/PglI C-terminal domain-containing protein, whose product MSAAAASVSFRAPLLPWAVALEDEARFRRILRAVLVACVMVCLALLLMPRPVEDRAAPVELPPRLAKLVLEQKPVPPPPPPPAAKAAALPPQADPKPIGSTSKPPSRDPETVRRPVPEARQPVAGKPPGEVAEAARRKAAGVGLLAMADQLAEIRGAPVAVQLQKDIKQGPGVGTGKGVGVGAGTEAGTPARALITSNAGQGSGGINTAAYSRDTGGGGLAGRATTLVEGVAGGGGGGGPGGGGVAGKGGGSGGGGGGGGGAGAGGTLTKSGSGKASRSIEEIKLVFERNKGAIYALYNRALREDPSLQGKVVLELKIAPAGDVVGVRIVSSELHASELEGKLLARVRQFDFGAKDVEQMVVSWPVDFLPS is encoded by the coding sequence ATGAGTGCCGCCGCTGCTTCTGTCTCGTTCCGTGCGCCGCTGCTGCCCTGGGCGGTGGCGCTCGAGGACGAGGCGCGCTTCCGCCGCATCCTGCGCGCCGTGCTGGTCGCCTGCGTGATGGTGTGCCTGGCGCTGCTGCTGATGCCGCGGCCGGTCGAGGACCGTGCCGCGCCGGTCGAACTGCCGCCGCGCCTGGCCAAGCTGGTGCTGGAACAGAAGCCCGTGCCACCGCCACCGCCTCCACCGGCCGCAAAGGCAGCGGCCCTGCCGCCGCAGGCCGACCCGAAGCCGATCGGCTCGACCAGCAAGCCGCCGAGCCGCGACCCCGAGACCGTGCGCAGGCCGGTGCCCGAGGCGCGCCAGCCGGTGGCCGGCAAGCCGCCAGGCGAAGTGGCCGAGGCCGCGCGCCGCAAGGCAGCCGGCGTGGGCTTGCTGGCAATGGCCGATCAACTGGCCGAGATCCGCGGTGCGCCGGTGGCGGTGCAGTTGCAGAAGGACATCAAGCAGGGGCCCGGTGTGGGCACCGGCAAGGGCGTGGGTGTCGGGGCCGGCACCGAGGCCGGCACGCCGGCGCGTGCGCTGATCACGTCGAACGCCGGCCAAGGCAGCGGCGGCATCAACACCGCGGCCTACAGCCGCGACACCGGAGGCGGCGGTCTCGCCGGCCGCGCGACCACGCTGGTGGAGGGTGTGGCCGGTGGTGGCGGGGGCGGCGGCCCGGGCGGTGGTGGCGTGGCCGGCAAGGGCGGCGGCAGCGGTGGTGGGGGAGGCGGCGGCGGTGGGGCAGGGGCCGGCGGCACGCTCACCAAGAGCGGCAGCGGCAAGGCCTCGCGCTCGATCGAGGAGATCAAGCTCGTGTTCGAGCGCAACAAGGGCGCGATCTATGCGCTCTACAACCGCGCGCTGCGCGAGGACCCGTCGCTGCAGGGCAAGGTGGTGCTCGAACTGAAGATCGCGCCGGCCGGCGACGTGGTGGGCGTGCGCATCGTGTCGAGCGAACTGCATGCGAGCGAACTGGAAGGCAAGCTGCTGGCGCGCGTGCGGCAGTTCGATTTCGGCGCGAAGGACGTGGAGCAGATGGTGGTGTCCTGGCCGGTGGATTTCCTGCCGTCGTGA